The Pongo pygmaeus isolate AG05252 chromosome 20, NHGRI_mPonPyg2-v2.0_pri, whole genome shotgun sequence sequence TGAACAAGTACATGTTTGTGGctaaaggcttttccacattcactGCACACATAAGGCTTTTCACCATTATGAACTCTTTGATGTGCAATAAGGTCAGAGCTTTGGCTAAAGAACTTCCCACATGCGATGCACTCATAAGGCCTTGCTCCAGTATGAACACTCCAATGTTTAATGAGTCTGTATTTGTGACCAAAGTATTTTCCACATTCACTGCACTCATATGGCCTTTCTCCAGTATGGATACTCTCATGCTGAACAAGTGTAGATTTGTGACTataggctttcccacattcactgcactTGTAAGGCCTTGCTCCAGTGTGTACTCTTTGATGTACAATAAGGTTAGAGCTATGATTAAAAACTTTCCCACATATGCCACACTCATAAGGCATTTCTCCAGTGTGGATTCTCTGGTGCTGAGCAAGTATGGGTTTGCGGCTaaaggttttcccacattcaCCACACTCATAAGGCCTTTCTCCAGTGTGGACTCTCTGGTGTTGAACGAGTGAGTCTTTGCGGCTGAAGGTTTTCCCACATTCGCTGCATTTGTAATGCCTTTTTCCACAGTGAGAGACCTCCTCACACTTGGTGCTGCTGTGTGGCTTCCGCTCATTGTGAGGGGCATGGTGCTGGAAAATGCTTGAGCTGGCTAGGAAGTCCTTACAAGCCTCCCCTGTCACAAAAGACATCTCCGATGACTGCACAGCACAGTTGTTCAGAA is a genomic window containing:
- the ZNF772 gene encoding zinc finger protein 772 isoform X2, coding for MAAAEPMGPAQVPMNSEVIVDPIQGQVNFEDVFVYFSQEEWVLLDEAQRLLYRDVMLENFALMASLGCWHGMEDEEIPFEQSFSIGMSQIRIPKGDPSTQKAYPCGTCGLVLKDILHLAEHQETHPGQKPYMCVLCGKQFWFSANLHQHQKQHSGEKPVRRDKSRAFLLNNCAVQSSEMSFVTGEACKDFLASSSIFQHHAPHNERKPHSSTKCEEVSHCGKRHYKCSECGKTFSRKDSLVQHQRVHTGERPYECGECGKTFSRKPILAQHQRIHTGEMPYECGICGKVFNHSSNLIVHQRVHTGARPYKCSECGKAYSHKSTLVQHESIHTGERPYECSECGKYFGHKYRLIKHWSVHTGARPYECIACGKFFSQSSDLIAHQRVHNGEKPYVCSECGKAFSHKHVLVQHHRIHTGERPYKCSECGKAFRQRASLIRHWKIHTGERP
- the ZNF772 gene encoding zinc finger protein 772 isoform X1, with amino-acid sequence MAAAEPMGPAQVPMNSEVIVDPIQGQVNFEDVFVYFSQEEWVLLDEAQRLLYRDVMLENFALMASLGASLVMGSEPWVPDWVDMILAVATETPGGSGPGCWHGMEDEEIPFEQSFSIGMSQIRIPKGDPSTQKAYPCGTCGLVLKDILHLAEHQETHPGQKPYMCVLCGKQFWFSANLHQHQKQHSGEKPVRRDKSRAFLLNNCAVQSSEMSFVTGEACKDFLASSSIFQHHAPHNERKPHSSTKCEEVSHCGKRHYKCSECGKTFSRKDSLVQHQRVHTGERPYECGECGKTFSRKPILAQHQRIHTGEMPYECGICGKVFNHSSNLIVHQRVHTGARPYKCSECGKAYSHKSTLVQHESIHTGERPYECSECGKYFGHKYRLIKHWSVHTGARPYECIACGKFFSQSSDLIAHQRVHNGEKPYVCSECGKAFSHKHVLVQHHRIHTGERPYKCSECGKAFRQRASLIRHWKIHTGERP
- the ZNF772 gene encoding zinc finger protein 772 isoform X3, which encodes MLENFALMASLGASLVMGSEPWVPDWVDMILAVATETPGGSGPGCWHGMEDEEIPFEQSFSIGMSQIRIPKGDPSTQKAYPCGTCGLVLKDILHLAEHQETHPGQKPYMCVLCGKQFWFSANLHQHQKQHSGEKPVRRDKSRAFLLNNCAVQSSEMSFVTGEACKDFLASSSIFQHHAPHNERKPHSSTKCEEVSHCGKRHYKCSECGKTFSRKDSLVQHQRVHTGERPYECGECGKTFSRKPILAQHQRIHTGEMPYECGICGKVFNHSSNLIVHQRVHTGARPYKCSECGKAYSHKSTLVQHESIHTGERPYECSECGKYFGHKYRLIKHWSVHTGARPYECIACGKFFSQSSDLIAHQRVHNGEKPYVCSECGKAFSHKHVLVQHHRIHTGERPYKCSECGKAFRQRASLIRHWKIHTGERP